CAGGTGGTAGGCGCCGACCTGCGGGGCCAGCCGGCCCGCGACCTCGGACATCGGGGCGAGCAGCGGAAGCGCACGGGTCGGCAGCTCGACGGTCTCGTAGGCGATCGCGGTCGTGCCGGACTCCAGCAGCGCGTCGGTGCACTCCTTGGACGCGGCCAGGTGCAGGTAGGTGAAGAGCGTCTGGTCCTTGCGGAGGCGGTGGTACTCCTCGGCGATGGGCTCCTTGACCTTCAGCAGCAGGTCGGCGGTGACCCACACCTCGTCGGCGGTGTCCAGGATCTGAGCGCCCGCGGCCACGTACTCGGCGTCCGGGATCGAGGATCCGACACCGGCGTCGCGCTCGATCACGACCTGGTGGCCGTGGCGCACCAGCTCATGCACGCCGGCGGGGGTGATGGCCACCCGGAACTCGTTGTTCTTGACCTCGCGGGGGATGCCGACCTTCACGTCGATCACGGTCCTTGGCTCAGAGGGTGCATTACAAGACTTACCCGGACGTGCGTGGGCACACCAGGAGACACCGCAGGAGAAGGTGCGGCAGAGCCAGTCTAATGAAGGTGTTCCCGCTGTCTAGCCTTTCATTACTTCAATCTTCGTCGGATGTACTGCGGATTTCGCAGGCGTTAGGACCTTGTTCCGGCTCTGGATCACTCTCCGGGAGCTCCTCACCCAGCATGCGCTCGGCCGCCCCGCGATGCAGTCGAGCGGCAGTGGGGTCGCCGAGACGGTCCAGCGTGTCGGCGAGCCTGAGCTGCAGCGCTGCCTGCAGCCGTACGTCCTCGGCGCGGCGGGCCCACTCGATCGCCTCGTGACAGGTGCGCAGCGACTCCTCGGGCCGTCCCGCGTACTCCTGAACCCGCGCCAGCTCGCTCAACGCCCGCGCCTGGGCGGCCACATCGCCGTTCTTGCGGTACCCGGCGACCGCGGCACGCCAGCAGCGCAGCGCCTCGCCGTAGCGGCCCGCATAGGTGTGGGCCGCGGCGATACGGCCGTACAGCCGGGCGGCGTCCTCGCGCTCGTCGCGCGCCAGCCGCTCGGCGAGGGCCCGGCCGAACCAGTCGGCGGCCCGGTCGTAGTCCCCCAGCTCCTGGTGCGCGCCGCCTACGGATTCCATCGCGCGCCCGGTCGCATACGGATCGTTTGCTTCGCGTCCGGCGTCCAGAGCCGCGCGATAGCGGACCAGCGCCTCGGCGGAACGGCCGGTCTGTGCGTCCAGATCACCGAGGTTCAGCAGGGCGGCGGCCTTCTCGCGGGGCAGCTTGCGGCGCTCGGCAACATCGAGGACCAGGCGGTGGATGTCGTACAGGTCGGATGCGGCGGCCCGGGTGCCGAAGTGGGCCGCCATCGCCCGCACCAGCTGGGCCATCAGGCGCCGGGCGAGAGTGTCCAGCTCCCCGTCGGCGACCGCGAGCCGCGCCGACGCGAGCAGGGCGGGCCTGCGGACGGTCAGCCAGTCGGCCGCCGCGCGCGGGCTGGGGAAGCGCAGGGAGCGCGGCATGCCGACGAGCTTCTCCCGCGCGAGCGGGCTGTCGGTCTCGGTGATCGCCCGGCACGACTGCAGCAGCCGCACGGTCCGCTCCAGCATGCGGGCGCGGGCGAGCTGGAGCTCGGCGGGGCGGTCCTGGGTCTCGGTCAGCGCCTTGAGCAGGGGGTGCAGACAGCCGGGGACCTGGTACTGCGGCAGCGGCGCGGGCACGCTCCGCAGCAGGCCGAGGGAGACGAAGTCGTCCAGGGCGGTGCGGGCGCCGTCCACCGAGCAGCCGGCGAGCGCGGAGGCGGTGTGCGGGTCGATCAGGCCGGCCGGGGCGAGGGAGAGCAGGCGCAGTATCCGGGCGGCGGTGCTCGGCAGGGACGCGTAGGCGAGCCGGAAGACCCGGCTGAGCGGCGTGCCGTCGTCACCCTCCGCATGCAGCTGCTTGGCGAAGTCGGCGACGGCCGCCTTAGGGCGGGCGGCGAGCCAGCCGCCCGCCAGCATCAGCGCGGCGGGCTGGGCCTGGCACTCCTCGACGAGTCCCTCGGCGGCCCGCGGGTCGACGGTGATGCGGACCGAGCCGGTGTGCCGGGACAGCAGTTCCACAGCCGACTTGGTGTCGAGGCCGCCCAGGGTGCACGGGCGGACGTCCGCGATCCCGGTCAGCGGGCCGCCGGACACGGCGACGACCAGGCATTCCGCGGTGTCCGGCAGCAGCGCGTCGACCTGCTCCGCGGTGGCGGCGTCGTCGAGCAGGAGCAGAACACGCCGGTCGGCGAGGGCGGTGCGCAGCACCTCGGCCAGGTCGTCGTCACGGGCGCCGGGCGGGGTCGGCAGTTCCAGGGCGGTGAGCAGTTCGCGGGCGGTGCGCTCGACGGGGACGGGGGTGCCGTCGGGCTCGCTCAGTCGCGCCCGCAGCACTCCGTCCCGGTAACGGTCCGCTACCTGCCGTACCAGCTCCTCGCCGAGTGCGGTACGTCCCGAGCCGGGCCTGCCCGCGATCAGCAGCACGCGCGCGCGGGGGGCCTTGCGGCCGGAGAGGGTGTCGAGTCCCGCGCGCTCGATGTCGGCGCGCAGCTCCTTCAACTCCCGTGTGCGGCCCAGGAATCGAGACTCCGCAGCAGTGTGTGCGGACAGCTGCACGCCACCAGTGTCCACCGCCTGATCCGTCACGGGCCACACTCCCGTCCCACCACACGTGCCAACCCGCCGGGACTCCGGCTCGGGCATTTTCAGAGCCTAGTTCACGCTCTGCAACGTTCCATGAGGAGCGCGGCGGACACGTCGCCCGATCGGATCAGCCGATGGTCACACCGGGTGTGGGCCAACCGTGTTCAGGCCTCGAAGGGACGCGCCGGCCAGGGCGCGTCCGCGAGGCGCAGGGCGTCGAGTCCGTCACCCTGCTGGGCGGCGACCAGTGAAAGGACGCCCACGATCAGGCAGTTGTTGTGCAGCTCGCCCGCGAGCACGCCCCGGACGAGCTCGTCGACGGGCACGCGCGCGTACTCCAGGTCGGTCTCCTCGTGCTCGACCTCGAAGCGCTCCCCGTCGGCCTCGGACAGATCGCGGGCCAGGAAGATCCGTACGGCCTCGTCGCAGCCGCCGGGGGTGGTGTAGACGTCGGTCAGCACCCGCCAGTCCTCGGCCTTGACGTGCGCCTCCTCGTACAGCTCGCGCTGGGCGGCGTGCAGCGGGTTCTCGCCGGGGATGTCGAGCAGCCCGGCCGGGATCTCCCACAGCTTCTGCCGTACGGGGTGGCGGTACTGCCTGATGAGCAGGACACGGCCGTCGTCGTCGAGGGCGAGGACAGCCACGGAGCCGGGGTGGACCTGGTAGTCACGGCGGACCACCGAGCCGTCCGGCATGACCACCTCGTCGGTGCGGACGGAGGTCTTGTTGCCCACGAAGGGGGTCTCCGTCGCCCGGATCTCCCACTCCTCGGGAGTGTCCTTGATGGTCATGCCGTGTCCTTCCGGATGTGCAGGAAAAAACCGGGGCGCGACCTTGAAGGTACGCACCCCGGCAACCGTACAACTGGTGTGTTACTTGGAATTCTTCCGCTCGACCGAGGCCTTCACCAGCCCGGCGAACAGCGGATGCGGACGCGTCGGACGCGAGCGCAGCTCGGGGTGCGCCTGGGTCGCGACCAGATAGGGGTGGACGTCACGCGGATACTCGACGTACTCGACGAGCTTGCCGTCCGGCGAGGTGCCCGAGAAGACGATGCCGGCCTTCTTCTCCAGCTCCGCGCGGTAGGCGTTGTTCACCTCGTACCGGTGACGGTGCCGCTCCTCGACGTACTCCTTGCCGTCGTACACCTCACGCACGATGGAGCCCTCGGCGAGCTTGGCCGGGTACATGCCCAGCCGCATCGTGCCGCCCATGTCGCCCTCGCCCGCGACGATGTCGAGCTGCTCGGCCATGGTGGAGATGACCGGGTGGCCGGTGGCGGAGTCGAACTCGGTGGAGTTGGCGTCCGAGATGTCGACCAGGTTGCGCGCGGCCTCGATCACGATGCACTGCAGGCCCAGGCAGAGTCCGAGCAGCGGGATCTTGTTCTCGCGGGCGTACTTGATCGCGCCGACCTTGCCGAGCACACCGCGGTCGCCGAAGCCGCCCGGGATGCAGATGCCGTCGACGTCCTCCAGCTGGGCCTTGGCGCCGGCCGGGGTCTTGCAGTCGTCCGAGGTGACCCACTTGATCTTCACGCGGGCCTTGTTGGCGAAGCCGCCCGCGCGCAGCGCCTCGGTGACCGAGAGGTAGGCGTCGGGCAGGTCGATGTACTTGCCGACCAGCGCGAGAGTGATCTCGTGGTCGGGGTTGTGGACGCGGTCGAGCAGGTCGTCCCAGGTCGTCCAGTCCACATCACGGAAGGGCAGGTCCAGCTTGCG
This genomic window from Streptomyces sp. DG2A-72 contains:
- a CDS encoding CTP synthase, with the translated sequence MPPKSTTTKHIFVTGGVASSLGKGLTASSLGMLLKARGLRVVMQKLDPYLNVDPGTMNPFQHGEVFVTNDGAETDLDIGHYERFLDRDLDGSANVTTGQIYSTVIAKERRGEYLGDTVQVIPHITNEIKHRIRRMATDEVDVVITEVGGTVGDIESLPFLETVRQVRHEVGRDNVFVVHISLLPYIGPSGELKTKPTQHSVAALRNIGIQPDAIVLRCDREVPTAIKRKISLMCDVDESAVVACPDAKSIYDIPKTVHGEGLDAYVVRKLDLPFRDVDWTTWDDLLDRVHNPDHEITLALVGKYIDLPDAYLSVTEALRAGGFANKARVKIKWVTSDDCKTPAGAKAQLEDVDGICIPGGFGDRGVLGKVGAIKYARENKIPLLGLCLGLQCIVIEAARNLVDISDANSTEFDSATGHPVISTMAEQLDIVAGEGDMGGTMRLGMYPAKLAEGSIVREVYDGKEYVEERHRHRYEVNNAYRAELEKKAGIVFSGTSPDGKLVEYVEYPRDVHPYLVATQAHPELRSRPTRPHPLFAGLVKASVERKNSK
- a CDS encoding NUDIX hydrolase, whose protein sequence is MTIKDTPEEWEIRATETPFVGNKTSVRTDEVVMPDGSVVRRDYQVHPGSVAVLALDDDGRVLLIRQYRHPVRQKLWEIPAGLLDIPGENPLHAAQRELYEEAHVKAEDWRVLTDVYTTPGGCDEAVRIFLARDLSEADGERFEVEHEETDLEYARVPVDELVRGVLAGELHNNCLIVGVLSLVAAQQGDGLDALRLADAPWPARPFEA
- a CDS encoding tetratricopeptide repeat protein yields the protein MTDQAVDTGGVQLSAHTAAESRFLGRTRELKELRADIERAGLDTLSGRKAPRARVLLIAGRPGSGRTALGEELVRQVADRYRDGVLRARLSEPDGTPVPVERTARELLTALELPTPPGARDDDLAEVLRTALADRRVLLLLDDAATAEQVDALLPDTAECLVVAVSGGPLTGIADVRPCTLGGLDTKSAVELLSRHTGSVRITVDPRAAEGLVEECQAQPAALMLAGGWLAARPKAAVADFAKQLHAEGDDGTPLSRVFRLAYASLPSTAARILRLLSLAPAGLIDPHTASALAGCSVDGARTALDDFVSLGLLRSVPAPLPQYQVPGCLHPLLKALTETQDRPAELQLARARMLERTVRLLQSCRAITETDSPLAREKLVGMPRSLRFPSPRAAADWLTVRRPALLASARLAVADGELDTLARRLMAQLVRAMAAHFGTRAAASDLYDIHRLVLDVAERRKLPREKAAALLNLGDLDAQTGRSAEALVRYRAALDAGREANDPYATGRAMESVGGAHQELGDYDRAADWFGRALAERLARDEREDAARLYGRIAAAHTYAGRYGEALRCWRAAVAGYRKNGDVAAQARALSELARVQEYAGRPEESLRTCHEAIEWARRAEDVRLQAALQLRLADTLDRLGDPTAARLHRGAAERMLGEELPESDPEPEQGPNACEIRSTSDED